One stretch of Glandiceps talaboti chromosome 7, keGlaTala1.1, whole genome shotgun sequence DNA includes these proteins:
- the LOC144437854 gene encoding copine-3-like — protein sequence MAYPTAMTPGTAGNPASKVELRISCKNLLDKDITSKSDPLVVLLMEQGSRWYEFDRTDRVMNSLNPQFSKPFVVDYFFEEVQKLKFAVYDIDNSTTSMDDDDFLGAHETTLGQVVSSGTYTKSLVLKHNKPAGRGAITIVAEEMSGTNDILNMSFRATKLDKKDFFGKSDPYLEFWKAGNRSGDWVLVHRTEYIKNNINPTWKPFKVSVQSMCNGDFEKKIKVICYDWDSDGSHDLIGEFYTSVQELIDNGNRQMEWQCVHPKKKAKKKGYTNSGLVFMTSCKVTREYSFLDYIFGGCQLNFTVGIDFTASNGNPANVKSLHYINPYGPNEYAQAIVAVGNVIQDYDSDKLFPALGFGAKIPPDYRVSHEFAVNFNMSNPFCAGVQGVLQAYENCIRQVQLYGPTNVSPIIYHMIRFAQEAQKLPGAAQYYVLLILTDGVLTDMDQAREAIVQASHLPMSIIIVGVGNADFSDMRVLDGDDGVLKTTRGEKVARDIVQFVPFRDFKNASPAALAKDVLAEVPKQVTDYFQKRGISPNARMDASQGQASAPPPQPPPQAPQP from the exons ttTGATAGAACCGACAGAGTGATGAACAGTCTGAATCCACAGTTTTCCAAACCATTTGTGGTGGATTATTTCTTTGAAGAAGttcaaaaactaaagtttgcAGTTTATGACATTGATAATTCTACAACGTCAATGGATGACGATGATTTTCTTGGAGCACACGAAACAACTCTTGGACAG GTGGTTTCAAGTGGTACATACACCAAATCCTTAGTTCTGAAACATAACAAGCCAGCTGGTCGTGGTGCTATAACA ATTGTTGCTGAAGAAATGTCTGGTACCAATGACATCCTCAACATGTCTTTCAGAGCAACAAAGCTAGATAAAAAG GACTTCTTTGGAAAATCTGACCCTTATCTAGAATTCTGGAAAGCTGGAAATAGAAGTGGAGACTGGGTTCTGGTTCACAGGACAGAG TATATTAAGAATAATATAAATCCAACATGGAAACCTTTTAAAGTATCTGTGCAATCAATGTGTAATGGTGACTTTGAGAAAAAGATCAAG GTAATCTGTTACGATTGGGACAGTGACGGAAGCCATGATTTGATTGGTGAATTCTATACATCTGTACAAGAACTAATTGACAATGGAAACAGACAG ATGGAGTGGCAGTGTGTTCATCCTAAGAAGAAAGCCAAAAAGAAAGGTTATACCAATTCAGGTCTTGTGTTTATGACATCATGCAAG gTGACAAGAGAATATTCCTTCCTTGATTATATATTTGGAGGCTGTCAACTGAATTTCACA GTAGGTATTGATTTCACTGCATCCAATGGTAATCCAGCCAATGTGAAGTCTCTTCATTATATCAATCCATATGGTCCTAATGAGTATGCCCAGGCAATCGTGGCAGTTGGAAATGTCATTCAAGACTATGACAG TGACAAGCTATTTCCAGCATTAGGATTTGGGGCCAAGATTCCTCCAGACTATCGTGTTTCTCATGAGTTTGCCGTCAACTTTAATATGAGTAACCCTTTTTGTGCAG GAGTTCAAGGTGTACTTCAAGCCTATGAGAACTGTATAAGACAAGTCCAGTTGTATGGACCAACCAATGTGTCTCCAATCATCTATCATATGATAAGATTTGCCCAGGAAGCCCAGAAACTACCAGGTGCTGCA CAATACTATGTCCTTCTTATCCTGACGGATGGTGTACTAACAGACATGGACCAAGCCAGAGAAGCAATTGTCCAAGCATCACATCTCCCCATGTCAATCATCATAGTTGGCGTTGGCAATGCTGACTTCTCGGACATGAGAGTACTGGATGGTGATGATGGAGTGCTGAAGACAACACGAGGTGAAAAGGTGGCCAGAGATATCGTACAGTTTGTTCCATTCAGAGACTTCAAAAAT GCAAGCCCAGCAGCATTAGCTAAAGATGTGTTAGCAGAAGTGCCAAAACAAGTAACAGACTACTTCCAGAAGAGAGGAATTTCACCAAATGCTAGAATGGATGCAAGTCAAGGACAGGCCtcagcaccaccaccacaaccaccaccacaagCCCCACAACCATAA